The window CGGCGCCGCTGGCGGTGTCGAAGGCGTGCAGCATGCCGTCGTTGGCGCCGACATAGGCCACGCTGCGCCGTGCATGGTGGCGCCGGTGGAAGTCGGCATAGGCCGGGTCGGACCGGGATGCCGCCGGTGGTCCGACCAGCAAGGGTACGCTGTGGACGATGTCGCCGAGCACGCCCGTGCGACGACGGAACACGCCGCCCGGGCGCCCGGCTTCCATGCCGCGTTCGCCGCGCAGGAAGGCGGTGCGGGCCTCGCCCAGTCCGTCGGCGACGCCACCGGCAACAGGAACGTCGAGCAGCGCGCGCGATTCTTGCGGCAGGCTGGCCCAGTCGAAAGCAATCGTGACCGTCTTGTCCGGGCGGTAGTCCAGCGTGTAGATCTTGCGCGCCGCCGCGATCAGCGCTGGCAGCGGCGGCACTGCGCTGGCGTTCCCGCCCAGCAGGTCGGACGCGTCCCAGTCCGGCGCCGGTGCGATGGCCGGCTCGCCGCCGTTGCCGATGGTCAGCGCGCGGCGCTGCAGGCTGCCGCTTCCGGCCGCCAGATCGTGGCTGGCCTGGACGATGAAGCCGCGTCCCTTGCTGACCGGGCTGGCCACCACGGCGCCCGGCGTCATGCCGCTACCGCCGGGGGCAGCGGCGACCAGGGCATCGATGGCTGGCCCGATCGCCTGCGCATCCCTGGCGGCAAAAAAGCCCGCCGGACTGCTACCGTCGGCGCTCCATTCGGTGTTGTCGTGCCGGTTGCCTGTGGTGATGAAGGGATTGCCGTCGTCATTGCGGTCGTTGAAGGCGCCGTACTTGGCGGCCAGGTAGAGCGCGCTGGCGCCCATGCCGGATGCTGGGCCGAGTTCGAGCGCGATGCTGCTGACCGTAACCGGCTTGTCGCGCCGGATCGGGTTGGTATGCGCCCAGTAAGCGGCGCCGGCCAGGTACAGGCTGCCCGCGCCGTCGGGGCCGTCGTTGCGCAGGTCGAGCCCGTCCAGGTCCGGCCGGGGCGCACCGTTGCCGAAGGCGCCGTTGCGGTCGGCTTCCATGTCGCCGACGCGGCGAGTCGCCTGCATGACGTCGAAGCGGACCGGCGCGAAGGTATCGACGGCGCGCGCGGCATCGTTGCGGCCGGTCCGGGTGTTGCCCGGCACATGGCGGTCATCGATGAAGGCGGCGTGGCCGATGGTGGCGATGACGTTGCGCTGGCAGGCGGCGCTGACCGGGTCGGCCCGGCTCGACCAGGCGGGCAAGCCATCGCCGGGCACGGCGCCAGTGCCCGGTTCGCGCCCCTGCAGGTAGCGCAGGGCTTCGTAATACAGTTCGGCCCCGGGATCGCTGGCCGCATAGCTGCCGGCGGTGGCCGGATGGCTCCTGCCCGCCAGGTTGATCGCCGCGAGCGTGCCGCTGGCCGCGCCGCTGCTGCGGTCGGGATTGGGTACGAGCACGCCGCTCACTGCGCTCCATTCGGCGCGCTGATTGACCTGCGCTTCGTAGCGAGGCGCTTCGACGGCCTTCTCGCCGATGAACTTGAGCGGGGCGCGCAGGACGCCACTACCCTGCACCGCGCCGTCGGGCGCCGCGCCCTTCTCGCGCGTGACGGCCGGGTACGCCATGAGGCCGATGCGCCCCGCCCCCGCATGCCGCTGCAGCGCCCCCTCGGGCTTGAAGGCGGCGCCGTAAGGACGGCACAAGCCGGGCCGGCTGGCGCTGTCGTCGGCGGTGCAGACGCGCACACGCGCGAGAAATTCGCCGTGGAACTTGTCGGACACCAGCCGCGTGCCGCTGGCGCCGTAACGGGGCGCGTCGCAGTTGCTGCCTTTGCCGGTGCCGCTGAACAGCACGCGGTTGCGGCACGACACGATGAACAGATCGGCGCTGCCGAAGGGCGTCAGCGCCGCGCTGTGTGCCGCCGCCAGCTTCTTGCGCGGAAAATGCCGTGGATGGGCATAGAAATCAGGATGCGCCGCGCCATCGGGCAGCCATGCGCGCTGCAGCACGGTGATGCCGGCTTCGTCGATAACGCGGTCGCCGCCGGTGAGGCCGAGCCGCACAAGGTCGAGGGTGGAGGCCGTGGCCCAGTTGAGCAGATGGCCGCTGAACGCGTCACCGCCGCAGCCATGCTGCGCATCGGCCGGCCCGACAGGCGAAAAATATCCCTGGCGCTCGTCCAGGTCCGGCTCGCGCACCGAGCGCGAGCGCGCTCTGGTCGGGTACTGGTAGCACAGGCGAGGATTGAAGTAACCGGGATAATCGGCCCCTTGCGCATACTCGCCACGGTAAGCCGCGCCCGCATCCTCGAACGTGAGCGACA of the Massilia violaceinigra genome contains:
- a CDS encoding pilus assembly protein, whose product is MKLVRACLRCLLALVLVCHACLASAAPQLVLPDGVLGAPGQLPPNLLLNLSLTFEDAGAAYRGEYAQGADYPGYFNPRLCYQYPTRARSRSVREPDLDERQGYFSPVGPADAQHGCGGDAFSGHLLNWATASTLDLVRLGLTGGDRVIDEAGITVLQRAWLPDGAAHPDFYAHPRHFPRKKLAAAHSAALTPFGSADLFIVSCRNRVLFSGTGKGSNCDAPRYGASGTRLVSDKFHGEFLARVRVCTADDSASRPGLCRPYGAAFKPEGALQRHAGAGRIGLMAYPAVTREKGAAPDGAVQGSGVLRAPLKFIGEKAVEAPRYEAQVNQRAEWSAVSGVLVPNPDRSSGAASGTLAAINLAGRSHPATAGSYAASDPGAELYYEALRYLQGREPGTGAVPGDGLPAWSSRADPVSAACQRNVIATIGHAAFIDDRHVPGNTRTGRNDAARAVDTFAPVRFDVMQATRRVGDMEADRNGAFGNGAPRPDLDGLDLRNDGPDGAGSLYLAGAAYWAHTNPIRRDKPVTVSSIALELGPASGMGASALYLAAKYGAFNDRNDDGNPFITTGNRHDNTEWSADGSSPAGFFAARDAQAIGPAIDALVAAAPGGSGMTPGAVVASPVSKGRGFIVQASHDLAAGSGSLQRRALTIGNGGEPAIAPAPDWDASDLLGGNASAVPPLPALIAAARKIYTLDYRPDKTVTIAFDWASLPQESRALLDVPVAGGVADGLGEARTAFLRGERGMEAGRPGGVFRRRTGVLGDIVHSVPLLVGPPAASRSDPAYADFHRRHHARRSVAYVGANDGMLHAFDTASGAELFAYVPNALLPALPLLASPGYGHRPYVDASAGSGEALVHGRWRTILASGMGMGARGVFALDISDPAAFHAGLGALWEFTERDDPAMGHVAAPPLVARFRTAVRDGVPQYRDFVVVASGINNGSEDGDGALFLLAPDKPASQRWRRGVNYYRFDAPASVPSLANALAPPALAMAGDASVRHAYAGDLQGRLWRFDFSGPAPWGSAVSPLFDARDAGGRRQPIAHAPRIVFAPGGGYLVLFGTGKFLELADTQRGSYLPQSFYAVHDAAGRPQPPLSRARLVPRTLSGTARYAVTGAHAELGGPDAPDAPKGWFFDFPQTALDGERAAGSPVSRAGALIVDTLLPGADLCTAPASRSYVIDALSGFAIGAAGVARSGESTGERHAALAGVAPMIVAMSASTGMRTATGRAEAAHTYAIVRPQEDGKAAPAQQVIVRFPSRRLGWREIPNWQDLHDASKKK